DNA sequence from the Alkalilimnicola ehrlichii MLHE-1 genome:
CGCCCTGGGCCACGGTGGGCACGGGCCCGGCACTACGGTGGCGGCGGACCAGTTCGCTGGCCAGTGCCATATAGGCCAAGGCACCGCGCGAGGAGCGATCATAATGCAAGGCGGGCAGGCCGTGGGAGGGGGCCTCGGCGAGCCGCACGTTGCGCGGAATCAGGGTCCGGTAGACCTGGTCGTCGAAATGGCTGCGCAACTGCGCCCCCACCTGGTTGGCCAAATTGTTGCGCGGATCGAACATGGTGCGGAGCAGGCCGTCGATACTCAGGTCGCGGTTGGCGGAGGCCTGGATCCGGCGGATGGTATCCAGCAGCGCCGTCAGCCCCTCCAGGGCGTAATACTCGCACTGGATGGGGATGAGCACACCGTCCGCCGCCACCAGCGCATTCACGGTCAGGATGTTTAGTGACGGGGGGCAATCGATCAGGATGTAATCATACTCCCCGACGACGGCGGCCAGCGCTCGGCGCAGGTACTGCTCGCGTTGCTCGGACTCCATCAGCGCCACTTCGGCGGCGGTCAGGTCGCCGTTGCCGGGGAGCAGATCAAAGCCGGTCTCCTTCAGCCGCATCCGGCAGTCGGCCAGCGGGCGTTCGCCCAGCAGGGCATCGTAGCCGACGCCGCCCTCGCGGTTCTTGTCGACACCGCACCCCACCGTGGCGTTGCCCTGGGGATCGAGATCGACCAGGAGGACGCGCTGTTTGTTGGCGGCCAGGGAGGCCGCCAGATTGACACAGGTGGTGGTCTTGCCCACCCCGCCCTTCTGGTTGGCTACCGCAATGATGCGTGTCATGGATTCGCTTCCTCAGTGGCTGACACCGCCGGGGCGGTCCAGGTCAGCAGATGGCGCTGCCCGGCGACGCCGGGGACATCCAGGGCCGTCAGGGTACAGCCGCGCAGGGAGCGCGGCAGCGCCGCCAGTTCCTCTTCGGGCAGCCGCCCCTTCATCGCCAGCACCCGACCACCGGCCCGGCACAGGCGCAGGGCCTCGGGGACATAGCCGGACAGCGCGGCAAAGGCACGGCTGACCACGGTATCGAAGGGTTGGCCAGGCCGGTAATCCGCCAACCGCGCCTGGGCAAACCGCAGCCGGTGGAGGCCGAGCTCCAGGGCCACCTGCCGGGTAAAGCGCTGCTTCTTGCCATTGCTGTCCAGGAGGGTGACGGTCAGCCCGGGCCGGGCCAGGGCCAGCGGGATACCGGGCAGCCCGGCGCCGCTGCCGACATCCAGCAGTGAATCGCCCTCAACGTACGGCAGGATGCTCAAGCTGTCCAGCAGGTGGCGGTGCAGCATCTCCCCGGGGTCGCGAATGGCGGAGAGGTTGTAGGCCCGGTTCCAGCGTTCGAGCAGGCGCAGATAGGTGATCAGCGCCTCGGCGGCACCCTCGGGGAGCGTCAGGCCCAAACGCTCCACACCGGTGTGGAGGGCCGGGAGCAACGGGTCGCCGGCCATTCAGGCGCTCTCCCTGAGCAGCCCCTGGCGGCGAAGGTGGACCAGTAGCAGGGAGACGGCCGCTGGCGTCACACCGGGGATGCGCGCCGCCTGGCCGACGGTGGCGGGTCGGTGCGCGGCGAGCTTTTCCCGCACCTCACTGGACAGGCCGGCGACCCGGTCGTAGGCCAGGCCCTCGGGCAAGGGCAGCTGCTCGTGGCGGCGGGCGCGGGCCACCTCGTCGTGCTGGCGCTCCAGGTAACCGGCGTAGCGGGCCTGGATCTCCAATTGCTCCACCACCTCGGCATCGGGCACCGGATCGCCGGCCCCGGGCAGGCGCATCAGGTCCGCATAGCCCACGTCGGGACGGCGCAACAGCTCCTCCAGCCGTTGCTCCTTACGCAAGGGGCCACCGAGCACCTGACGGGCCAAGGCGTCGGGCAGGTCGCCGGGACGGATCAGGGTGGCGGCGAGCCGCGCCTGCTCGCGTTCCAGGGCCTCCCGCTTGGCATTAAAGCGCCGCCAGCGCTCATCGTCCACCAGGCCCAGGTCCCGCCCGATCGGGGTCAGCCGCAGGTCGGCGTTGTCCTCGCGCAGCATCAGCCGGTACTCGGCGCGGCTGGTGAACATCCGGTAGGGCTCACGGGTCCCGCGGGTGATCAGGTCATCGACCAGCACCCCAAGGTAGGCCTGGTCGCGCCGCGGGTACCAGGGCTCGCGCCCCTGGACCCGGAGCGCGGCGTTGAGCCCGGCCAGCAGGCCCTGGGCGGCGGCCTCCTCGTAGCCGGTGGTGCCATTGATCTGGCCGGCAAACCACAGACCCTCGAGGTGGCGGGTCTCCAGGGTGGGGTGCAACCCGCGGGGGTCGAAAAAGTCGTATTCGATGGCGTAGCCCGGGCGGACGATGCGCGCCTGCTCGAGTCCGGGGATGGAGCGGACCAGTTCGTACTGCACATCAAACGGCAGGCTGGTGGAGATCCCGTTAGGGTAGACCTCGTGGGTATCCAGGCCCTCGGGCTCGAGGAAGATCTGGTGGCTGCCCTTGTCCGCGAACCGCACCACCTTGTCCTCGATGGAGGGGCAGTAGCGCGGACCCACGCCCTCTATCGTTCCGGAGTACATGGGCGAGCGATCCAAGGCACCGCGGATGATGTCATGGGTCTCGGGCCGGGTGTGGGCAATGTGGCAGGGAACCTGCGCCGGGTGCTCGTCAGGCCGGCCCAAAAAGGAGAAGACGGGGGCGGGATCATCGCCGGGCTGCTCAGTCAGTCGCGCCCAGTCGATGGTGCGCCCATCGAGGCGGGGCGGGGTGCCGGTCTTGAGGCGGTCCACCTGAAACGGCAACTCACGCAGCCGGGCGGCCAGGGCATTGGCGGCCGGGTCGCCGGCGCGACCGCCACCGTAGTTGCTCTCGCCGATGTGGATACGCCCGCCCAGGAAGGTGCCTACCGTCAACACCACCGCCGGGGCACGGAAGCGCAGGCCCATACCGGTGACCACCCCGGTCACCCGTCCGCCCTCGACGATGAGGTCGTCCACCGACTGTTGAAACAGCGCCAGCCTCGGCTGGTTCTCCACCGCCCGGCGGATGGCCTGGCGGTAGAGCTGGCGGTCCGCCTGGGCGCGGGTGGCCCGCACCGCCGGGCCTTTACGGCTGTTAAGGGTGCGGAACTGGATCCCACCGCGATCGGCCGCCCGGGCCATGATCCCGCCCAGGGCGTCGATTTCGCGCACCAGATGGCCCTTACCGATGCCGCCGATGGCGGGGTTGCAGCTCATCTGGCCCACGGTCTCGATACTGTGGGTCAGCAGCAGCGTGCGCGCACCGATGCGGGCGGCCGCCATGGCCGCTTCGGTGCCGGCGTGGCCGCCGCCGACGACGATGACATCAAAGCGCTCGGGATGGTCCATGGGAAATCAGGGCGTGGTTGCGGACAGGCTGCAATTATCACGCCGGCGGCTGCTCCGGTTCAACCGCTGTGAACCGGAGGCGTTCTTGTGGCCGGCAGGGCCGAGGGCCCGGTCCGCTCGGGGCTCCAATGGCGCACGCCTTCGGGGTGCCCTGCGCTACTCGGGAAAAATCGGCGCGCGTGAACTCGCTTCGCTCGAACAGGCACGCGCTTTTCCCGATTTTTCCCTGCGTTGCTCGGTGCGCCAAAGTCGCCCCGAGGGTACCTCGCCCCCGGCCCCACGAACCTAGCGCGTGCCTGTCGGCCAGTTACTTGCCAATGCAGAAGCTGCTGAAGATCTCGCCGAGCAGGTCCTCGCTGGTGAATTCCCCGGTGATCTCACCCAGGTTATGTTGCACCAGGCGCAACTCCTCTGCCGCGATCTCCCCGGCCATTTCCTCGACCAGCGCCCGGCGCGCCAGGGCCAGGTGGTCTGCCGCCCGCGCCAGCGCATCCAGATGCCGGCGGCGGGCGGAAAAGTGGCTGCCCGCCTCGCCGTAGCCCATGACCGACTTCAGGTGGTCACGCAGTGCCGGCAGACCGACCCCGGTCAGGGCGCTGACCGCGATAGCCACCTCATCGCCCGCCCGGCGCGGGCCCGGTGCCTCGTCGCTCAGGTCCACC
Encoded proteins:
- the mnmG gene encoding tRNA uridine-5-carboxymethylaminomethyl(34) synthesis enzyme MnmG; this translates as MDHPERFDVIVVGGGHAGTEAAMAAARIGARTLLLTHSIETVGQMSCNPAIGGIGKGHLVREIDALGGIMARAADRGGIQFRTLNSRKGPAVRATRAQADRQLYRQAIRRAVENQPRLALFQQSVDDLIVEGGRVTGVVTGMGLRFRAPAVVLTVGTFLGGRIHIGESNYGGGRAGDPAANALAARLRELPFQVDRLKTGTPPRLDGRTIDWARLTEQPGDDPAPVFSFLGRPDEHPAQVPCHIAHTRPETHDIIRGALDRSPMYSGTIEGVGPRYCPSIEDKVVRFADKGSHQIFLEPEGLDTHEVYPNGISTSLPFDVQYELVRSIPGLEQARIVRPGYAIEYDFFDPRGLHPTLETRHLEGLWFAGQINGTTGYEEAAAQGLLAGLNAALRVQGREPWYPRRDQAYLGVLVDDLITRGTREPYRMFTSRAEYRLMLREDNADLRLTPIGRDLGLVDDERWRRFNAKREALEREQARLAATLIRPGDLPDALARQVLGGPLRKEQRLEELLRRPDVGYADLMRLPGAGDPVPDAEVVEQLEIQARYAGYLERQHDEVARARRHEQLPLPEGLAYDRVAGLSSEVREKLAAHRPATVGQAARIPGVTPAAVSLLLVHLRRQGLLRESA
- the rsmG gene encoding 16S rRNA (guanine(527)-N(7))-methyltransferase RsmG, with translation MAGDPLLPALHTGVERLGLTLPEGAAEALITYLRLLERWNRAYNLSAIRDPGEMLHRHLLDSLSILPYVEGDSLLDVGSGAGLPGIPLALARPGLTVTLLDSNGKKQRFTRQVALELGLHRLRFAQARLADYRPGQPFDTVVSRAFAALSGYVPEALRLCRAGGRVLAMKGRLPEEELAALPRSLRGCTLTALDVPGVAGQRHLLTWTAPAVSATEEANP
- a CDS encoding ParA family protein, with translation MTRIIAVANQKGGVGKTTTCVNLAASLAANKQRVLLVDLDPQGNATVGCGVDKNREGGVGYDALLGERPLADCRMRLKETGFDLLPGNGDLTAAEVALMESEQREQYLRRALAAVVGEYDYILIDCPPSLNILTVNALVAADGVLIPIQCEYYALEGLTALLDTIRRIQASANRDLSIDGLLRTMFDPRNNLANQVGAQLRSHFDDQVYRTLIPRNVRLAEAPSHGLPALHYDRSSRGALAYMALASELVRRHRSAGPVPTVAQGGDGLQRTSGTGH